In one window of Primulina tabacum isolate GXHZ01 chromosome 8, ASM2559414v2, whole genome shotgun sequence DNA:
- the LOC142553129 gene encoding COP9 signalosome complex subunit 7-like isoform X2: MDIEQKQAELIDYFVKQAASLKGSPLVDVIIEATSHPSLFAFSEILSVPTFFELEGTDYIKYRELLRMYAYGTWSEYKSDAHRLPQLVPDQILKLKQLTVLTLAETNKVLPYDTLMQELDVTNVRELEDFLINCCMYVGIVRGKLDQLRRCFEVQFAAGRDLRPEQLSNMIETLANWLSTSDNLLVSIQEKIKWADSMNEIDKNHRKEVEERVEEVKKALSAKKLKTVSRPALISEGMKRSFLNLVE, translated from the exons ATGGACATTGAACAAAAGCAAGCAGAGCTCATAGATTACTTTGTGAAGCAGGCGGCCAGTCTCAAGGGCTCGCCGCTTGTTGATGTTATCATTGAGGCAACTTCACATCCATCATTGTTTGCTTTTTCCGAAATTCTCTCCGTTCCGACCTTCTTCGAG CTTGAAGGAACTGATTATATTAAATATCGCGAATTGCTCCGGATGTATGCATATGGTACATGGAGTGAATACAAGA GTGATGCACACCGTCTTCCACAATTGGTTCCTGATCAAATCCTAAAGCTGAAGCAGCTGACTGTGCTTACTTTGGCTGAGACAAACAAG GTATTGCCATATGATACATTGATGCAGGAGTTGGATGTCACAAATGTTCGGGAGttggaagatttcctcattaactGCTGCATGTATGTG GGAATAGTGAGAGGAAAGCTTGATCAGTTGCGGAGATGCTTTGAG GTACAATTTGCTGCAGGGAGGGATCTCAGACCTGAACAGTTGAGTAATATGATTGAAACACTGGCAAACTG GTTGTCAACATCAGACAATCTTCTTGTTTCCATTCAAGAAAAGATCAAGTGGGCAGATTCCATGAATGAAATAGACAAGAACCATAGAAAGGAAGTTGAGGAAAGAGTGGAAGAAGTGAAAAAGGCACTATCTGCGAAG AAGCTAAAAACTGTAAGCAGGCCGGCATTGATATCCGAGGGCATGAAGAGATCTTTTCTGAACTTGGTGGAGTGA
- the LOC142553125 gene encoding protein ARABIDILLO 1-like — MSRRVRRRVVRKGKEKVGYPEIDENLCLNEKGMVDWTKLPDDTVLQLFSCLNYRDRASLSSTCRTWRTLGKSPCLWQVLDLRPHKCDSVAAASLASRCENLQKLRFRGPECADAIINLHAKNLREISADCCRKMTDATLSVLAARHEALECLQLGPDFCEKITSDAVKAVAICCPWLQKLRLSGLREVDADAINALAKHCPNLTDIGFIDCRKVDETYLGNIASVRFLSVAGTTNINWNLVLQKWSKPPNLTGLDASRTDINPTTVSRLFSSLPSLKVLCALNCPALEEEVDTTSLSINNNKGKVLLAAFTDILKGVATLFVDTPKNERNNFLDWRSSKIKDRKLDEIMNWLEWIISSSLLRVSEGNPRGLDKFWLNQGTTLLLSCMRSAQEEVQERAAMALATFVVIDDESASIDTGRAEAVLRDGGIRLLLNLACSWREGLQAEAAKAIANLSVNTNVAKAVADEGGIRILANLARSVNRLVAEEAAGGLWNLSVGEEHKGTIAEAGAVKALVDLIFKWSRCTGGEGVLERAAGALANLAADDKCSVEVAAVGGVHGLVSLVRSCKVEGVQEQAARALANLAAHGDSNSNNAAVGQEAGALEALVQLTRSLHDGVRQEAAGALWNLSFDDRNREAIAAAGGAEALVVLARSCSNASHGLQERAAGALWGLSVSEANSIAIGREGGVAPLIALAQSDVTDVHETAAGALWNLAFNPCNAFSIVVEGGVPVLVHLCSSSTSKMARFMSALALSYMFDGRIDEIAQIGTSTNSPSKSMTLDGARRLALKHIEAFFLTFTDPQAFSSAAASSAPAALNQVTECARIQEAGHLRCSGAEIGRFVGMLRNPSSILKACAAFALLQFTIPGGRHSLHHVNLLQNAGAPRVLRAAAAAAGATLEAKIFARIVLRNLEQHRMESSVGRASV; from the exons ATGAGTAGGAGGGTACGGAGGAGAGTTGTTAGGAAGGGCAAAGAGAAAGTTGGTTACCCCGAGATTGATGAGAATTTGTGTTTGAATGAGAAAGGAATGGTTGATTGGACCAAACTACCTGATGATACAGTACTTCAGCTTTTCTCATGTCTGAACTACCGTGACCGAGCGAGCCTGTCGTCAACCTGCCGCACATGGAGGACTCTGGGTAAATCACCTTGTTTGTGGCAAGTATTGGATCTGCGGCCCCACAAGTGCGATTCCGTGGCTGCTGCATCACTGGCCTCTCGGTGCGAGAATCTGCAGAAACTTCGTTTCCGTGGCCCTGAATGTGCTGATGCTATCATAAATCTTCACGCGAAGAATTTGCGTGAGATCAGTGCTGACTGTTGCAGAAAAATGACCGATGCCACACTCTCTGTACTTGCAGCGAGGCACGAAGCGCTAGAGTGCCTTCAGCTGGGGCCAGATTTCTGTGAAAAGATTACCAGTGATGCCGTAAAAGCTGTAGCAATTTGCTGTCCGTGGCTGCAGAAACTTCGACTCTCAGGTCTACGTGAAGTGGATGCAGATGCTATTAATGCTTTGGCAAAGCATTGCCCTAATTTGACAGATATTGGATTCATTGACTGCCGAAAGGTAGATGAAACATACCTGGGGAATATTGCATCAGTTCGTTTCCTTTCAGTTGCTGGGACAACTAATATAAATTGGAATTTGGTGTTACAAAAATGGAGTAAGCCACCGAACCTGACAGGCTTAGATGCCTCCAGAACAGATATTAACCCTACAACTGTTTCAAGATTGTTTTCATCCTTGCCCAGTTTGAAGGTCTTGTGTGCCTTGAATTGTCCGGCACTTGAAGAAGAGGTGGATACCACCTCTCTCTCTATTAACAACAATAAAGGTAAAGTGCTTCTAGCTGCCTTCACCGACATTCTTAAAGGAGTAGCAACCCTATTTGTCGATACACCAAAGAACGAGAGGAATAATTTCTTGGATTGGAGAAGCTCGAAGATCAAGGATAGGAAGTTGGACGAAATCATGAATTGGTTGGAATGGATAATTTCCAGTTCACTTTTACGAGTTTCTGAGGGAAATCCTCGTGGTTTGGATAAATTCTGGCTCAACCAAGGAACAACTTTGTTGCTTAGTTGCATGCGGAGTGCCCAGGAGGAAGTTCAGGAAAGGGCAGCCATGGCTCTTGCAACTTTTGTTGTAATCGATGATGAAAGTGCAAGTATAGACACTGGAAGGGCTGAGGCAGTTTTGCGAGATGGTGGCATACGCCTTCTCCTAAATCTTGCCTGCTCGTGGCGGGAGGGGCTTCAGGCAGAAGCTGCTAAG GCCATTGCTAACTTATCGGTGAATACCAATGTTGCGAAAGCTGTGGCTGATGAAGGAGGCATCCGGATTCTTGCAAATCTTGCTCGGTCTGTAAACAGATTAGTTGCTGAAGAGGCTGCGGGAGGACTGTGGAATCTCTCCGTGGGTGAAGAGCACAAG GGTACCATCGCTGAAGCTGGTGCTGTAAAAGCTTTAGTTGACCTCATCTTCAAATGGTCGAGGTGTACTGGTGGTGAAGGAGTATTG GAACGTGCGGCTGGTGCATTGGCAAATTTGGCTGCAGATGATAAATGTAGCGTGGAAGTTGCTGCAGTGGGCGGTGTACATGGCTTGGTATCCCTTGTTCGGAGTTGCAAGGTTGAAGGAGTGCAAGAGCAG GCAGCTCGGGCTTTGGCTAATTTGGCTGCTCATGGAGATAGCAATAGTAACAATGCTGCTGTGGGACAAGAGGCAGGAGCTCTTGAAGCTCTCGTGCAACTTACTCGCTCTCTCCATGATGGTGTTAG gcAAGAAGCTGCTGGTGCATTATGGAATTTATCATTTGACGATAGAAATCGGGAAGCAATTGCAGCAGCTGGTGGAGCTGAGGCATTG GTTGTTCTAGCGCGTTCCTGTTCAAATGCCTCTCATGGCCTTCAGGAGAGGGCTGCCGGTGCTCTTTGGGGATTGTCAGTTTCGGAAGCAAATAG CATTGCCATTGGCCGAGAAGGTGGCGTGGCACCTCTAATTGCACTGGCACAATCAGATGTTACG GATGTACACGAGACTGCAGCAGGGGCTCTTTGGAATCTTGCTTTCAATCCTTGTAATGCTTTCTCAATTGTAGTGGAAGGGGGGGTTCCTGTGCTAGTTCATCTTTGTTCTTCTTCTACATCAAAAATGGCACGCTTTATGTCTGCGTTGGCACTGTCTTACATGTTTGACGGAAG AATTGATGAAATTGCCCAGATAGGAACATCAACTAACAGTCCTTCCAAAAGTATGACCTTAGATGGTGCCAGAAGATTGGCTTTGAAGCACATTGAAGCATTTTTCTTAACGTTCACTGACCCCCAAGCTTTTTCCAGTGCTGCTGCCTCATCAGCTCCTGCAGCATTGAATCAAGTAACAGAATGTGCTCGTATTCAAGAAGCAGGTCATCTTAGATGCAG TGGAGCTGAGATTGGAAGATTTGTTGGTATGCTGCGAAATCCTTCTTCTATTCTGAAGGCATGTGCTGCATTTGCTCTTCTTCAG TTCACGATCCCTGGGGGACGGCATTCCCTGCACCACGTGAACCTTCTCCAAAACGCTGGAGCTCCTCGAGTACTTcgtgcagcagcagcagcagcaggtgCCACACTCGAAGCCAAAATTTTTGCTCGTATTGTACTTCGAAATCTCGAGCAACATCGCATGGAATCTTCCGTCGGAAGAGCATCTGTGTAG
- the LOC142553128 gene encoding uncharacterized protein LOC142553128 isoform X1, with the protein MNHGIALGEKLETNMKASTYMASGIFAKELEDELMKFTASYEDCKANTRLAEQSEEVQGNANVEVNITDCTKSGGREFVAAEYHETTESSSSFGNSDTDNIDPLDDSEIMPEFHGDASSSLGFDGFGEPFRMRKKRVTGHWRSFIQPLMWRCKWTELQIRKFESQARKYDKELEEYGRRKNDQLQNPSFEGLGVKSLHFTSSNPRNGVYMRKKRKRTEDSMDIASYMSRHNLFSYHESKRFSGKGLLKGNELKNRAMTTQRVNVDNEMWVNDEQLFLEPGDGDNPLEVILGKIEFLRSLVVKMKSRVEKVMSENAGKLSFMDDSSMLKPFSALIASPQNTSPNNGQKMPVGTYIASQLKMEHNMSDAPVPGNGVTSDEVIPGVNGSTNHVSFTNAHKKGEEDILMDNKQVKEEMNSFEEVKIEPIRSPLGTNPQVRTAPNPPTNNQTSPIMRSMSKPPAPKTQRKSRKRRGAGQRRR; encoded by the exons ATGAATCATGGTATAGCACTTGGAGAGAAATTAGAAACAAATATGAAGGCTTCGACCTATATGGCAAGTGGAATTTTCGCTAAAGAACTTGAAGATGAACTTATGAAATTTACAGCTAGTTATGAGGACTGTAAAGCCAACACACGCTTGGCTGAGCAGAGTGAAGAAGTCCAAGGTAATGCAAATGTGGAAGTTAACATTACAGACTGCACAAAATCTGGTGGCCGAGAGTTTGTTGCAGCGGAATACCATGAAACAACAGAGAGCTCAAGTTCCTTTGGAAACAGTGACACTGACAATATTGACCCATTGGATGACTCTGAAATTATGCCAGAGTTTCATGGTGATGCCTCATCATCTCTTGGTTTTGATGGATTTGGTGAACCATTTAGAATGAG GAAGAAAAGGGTCACTGGTCATTGGAGATCATTTATCCAACCTTTGATGTGGCGTTGTAAATGGACTGAATTGCAAATTCGTAAGTTTGAATCACAAGCCCGAAAATACGACAAAGAACTTGAGGAATACGGTAGGCGAAAGAATGATCAATTGCAGAATCCTTCATTCGAAGGTCTTGGTGTGAAATCCCTTCATTTTACCTCCAGCAATCCTAGAAATGGTGTCTACATgaggaagaaaagaaaaagaaccgAAGACTCAATGGATATAGCATCATATATGTCTCGCCATAACTTGTTTTCATATCATG AGAGTAAGAGGTTTTCTGGTAAGGGTCTCCTTAAGGGCAATGAATTGAAGAATCGAG CAATGACAACTCAGAGAGTCAATGTTGACAATGAGATGTGGGTCAATGATGAACAGCTCTTCCTTGAGCCTGGAGATGGTGATAATCCTTTGGAAGTCATACTTGGAAAGATTGAATTTCTTCGATCACTAGTTGTTAAAATGAAGAGTAGAGttgagaaggtgatgagtgaaAATGCCGGAAAGTTatctttcatggatgactcaagcATGCTTAAGCCATTTAGTGCTTTGATTGCCTCTCCTCAAAATACTTCTCCAAACAATGGGCAAAAAATGCCCGTAGGAACTTATATCGCTTCGCAGCTTAAGATGGAGCATAACATGAGTGATGCACCTGTACCTGGAAATGGAGTGACAAGTGATGAGGTGATTCCTGGTGTAAATGGAAGCACTAATCATGTTAGTTTTACCAACGCACACAAAAAA GGAGAGGAAGACATTCTCATGGACAACAAGCAGGTGAAGGAAGAGATGAATAGTTTTGAGGAAGTAAAGATTGAGCCAATCCGAAGTCCTTTGGGCACCAACCCTCAAGTTCGAACGGCACCCAATCCTCCCACAAACAATCAAACATCACCTATAATGCGTTCTATGTCAAAGCCTCCTGCCCCTAAAACCCAGAGAAAGAGTCGCAAAAGAAGAGGTGCTGGTCAGAGGCGTAGATGA
- the LOC142553128 gene encoding uncharacterized protein LOC142553128 isoform X2, producing MKASTYMASGIFAKELEDELMKFTASYEDCKANTRLAEQSEEVQGNANVEVNITDCTKSGGREFVAAEYHETTESSSSFGNSDTDNIDPLDDSEIMPEFHGDASSSLGFDGFGEPFRMRKKRVTGHWRSFIQPLMWRCKWTELQIRKFESQARKYDKELEEYGRRKNDQLQNPSFEGLGVKSLHFTSSNPRNGVYMRKKRKRTEDSMDIASYMSRHNLFSYHESKRFSGKGLLKGNELKNRAMTTQRVNVDNEMWVNDEQLFLEPGDGDNPLEVILGKIEFLRSLVVKMKSRVEKVMSENAGKLSFMDDSSMLKPFSALIASPQNTSPNNGQKMPVGTYIASQLKMEHNMSDAPVPGNGVTSDEVIPGVNGSTNHVSFTNAHKKGEEDILMDNKQVKEEMNSFEEVKIEPIRSPLGTNPQVRTAPNPPTNNQTSPIMRSMSKPPAPKTQRKSRKRRGAGQRRR from the exons ATGAAGGCTTCGACCTATATGGCAAGTGGAATTTTCGCTAAAGAACTTGAAGATGAACTTATGAAATTTACAGCTAGTTATGAGGACTGTAAAGCCAACACACGCTTGGCTGAGCAGAGTGAAGAAGTCCAAGGTAATGCAAATGTGGAAGTTAACATTACAGACTGCACAAAATCTGGTGGCCGAGAGTTTGTTGCAGCGGAATACCATGAAACAACAGAGAGCTCAAGTTCCTTTGGAAACAGTGACACTGACAATATTGACCCATTGGATGACTCTGAAATTATGCCAGAGTTTCATGGTGATGCCTCATCATCTCTTGGTTTTGATGGATTTGGTGAACCATTTAGAATGAG GAAGAAAAGGGTCACTGGTCATTGGAGATCATTTATCCAACCTTTGATGTGGCGTTGTAAATGGACTGAATTGCAAATTCGTAAGTTTGAATCACAAGCCCGAAAATACGACAAAGAACTTGAGGAATACGGTAGGCGAAAGAATGATCAATTGCAGAATCCTTCATTCGAAGGTCTTGGTGTGAAATCCCTTCATTTTACCTCCAGCAATCCTAGAAATGGTGTCTACATgaggaagaaaagaaaaagaaccgAAGACTCAATGGATATAGCATCATATATGTCTCGCCATAACTTGTTTTCATATCATG AGAGTAAGAGGTTTTCTGGTAAGGGTCTCCTTAAGGGCAATGAATTGAAGAATCGAG CAATGACAACTCAGAGAGTCAATGTTGACAATGAGATGTGGGTCAATGATGAACAGCTCTTCCTTGAGCCTGGAGATGGTGATAATCCTTTGGAAGTCATACTTGGAAAGATTGAATTTCTTCGATCACTAGTTGTTAAAATGAAGAGTAGAGttgagaaggtgatgagtgaaAATGCCGGAAAGTTatctttcatggatgactcaagcATGCTTAAGCCATTTAGTGCTTTGATTGCCTCTCCTCAAAATACTTCTCCAAACAATGGGCAAAAAATGCCCGTAGGAACTTATATCGCTTCGCAGCTTAAGATGGAGCATAACATGAGTGATGCACCTGTACCTGGAAATGGAGTGACAAGTGATGAGGTGATTCCTGGTGTAAATGGAAGCACTAATCATGTTAGTTTTACCAACGCACACAAAAAA GGAGAGGAAGACATTCTCATGGACAACAAGCAGGTGAAGGAAGAGATGAATAGTTTTGAGGAAGTAAAGATTGAGCCAATCCGAAGTCCTTTGGGCACCAACCCTCAAGTTCGAACGGCACCCAATCCTCCCACAAACAATCAAACATCACCTATAATGCGTTCTATGTCAAAGCCTCCTGCCCCTAAAACCCAGAGAAAGAGTCGCAAAAGAAGAGGTGCTGGTCAGAGGCGTAGATGA
- the LOC142553129 gene encoding COP9 signalosome complex subunit 7-like isoform X1, whose amino-acid sequence MDIEQKQAELIDYFVKQAASLKGSPLVDVIIEATSHPSLFAFSEILSVPTFFELEGTDYIKYRELLRMYAYGTWSEYKSDAHRLPQLVPDQILKLKQLTVLTLAETNKVLPYDTLMQELDVTNVRELEDFLINCCMYVGIVRGKLDQLRRCFEVQFAAGRDLRPEQLSNMIETLANWLSTSDNLLVSIQEKIKWADSMNEIDKNHRKEVEERVEEVKKALSAKAGIDIRGHEEIFSELGGVMDYEEDRSRPKRRRHPVG is encoded by the exons ATGGACATTGAACAAAAGCAAGCAGAGCTCATAGATTACTTTGTGAAGCAGGCGGCCAGTCTCAAGGGCTCGCCGCTTGTTGATGTTATCATTGAGGCAACTTCACATCCATCATTGTTTGCTTTTTCCGAAATTCTCTCCGTTCCGACCTTCTTCGAG CTTGAAGGAACTGATTATATTAAATATCGCGAATTGCTCCGGATGTATGCATATGGTACATGGAGTGAATACAAGA GTGATGCACACCGTCTTCCACAATTGGTTCCTGATCAAATCCTAAAGCTGAAGCAGCTGACTGTGCTTACTTTGGCTGAGACAAACAAG GTATTGCCATATGATACATTGATGCAGGAGTTGGATGTCACAAATGTTCGGGAGttggaagatttcctcattaactGCTGCATGTATGTG GGAATAGTGAGAGGAAAGCTTGATCAGTTGCGGAGATGCTTTGAG GTACAATTTGCTGCAGGGAGGGATCTCAGACCTGAACAGTTGAGTAATATGATTGAAACACTGGCAAACTG GTTGTCAACATCAGACAATCTTCTTGTTTCCATTCAAGAAAAGATCAAGTGGGCAGATTCCATGAATGAAATAGACAAGAACCATAGAAAGGAAGTTGAGGAAAGAGTGGAAGAAGTGAAAAAGGCACTATCTGCGAAG GCCGGCATTGATATCCGAGGGCATGAAGAGATCTTTTCTGAACTTGGTGGAGTGATGGATTATGAGGAAGATCGTAGCCGACCAAAGAG GAGGCGTCATCCTGTAGGTTGA